The Fibrobacter sp. UWB5 genome has a window encoding:
- a CDS encoding ATP-binding protein → MAESLYSDSPYLLVLSVLALLVSLYYPVLLEHKMTARRLPKPLRMMVVSNIAWNACSILGIIFFSGTITPEMPNLYIGRQLIFGLQALCWVRVGVALYDMGELVLFSRRTPYKTISGSVGVMFVIALTFLFVVGPEAVSGFDFFGILPFAYMPIFKTFTIVYVLFFLPACLLIIYQLLRSSLRSLDPTVLHTGAYMAGSLSVCLVVAVLFDFVIPLVKGYGAWNGGFQFFVWHQFLTLFIAVLCGQYYTSARFRDMGAHWFLQKLINKIEDGIIYYDEAGKIKAVNHGATKLLGQSSISLCGRSIKNVLPPNLDFFRETVYSDVRMNINGETHVMKIYFFKCRQTLMTIVNVAFFMDQSKTLLLQQNLKTLNEQYVEYTHDLVRYQDRLNKEASIKVEKENVLNTLINALPFRVWYKSELGVYQKQNRLDLEKRGSREGARDNDEDISVYEKEAREKGEVKVYTSFEDKDGSEISQDEANRLTGMGELVQTFDNMYIPILQAAKAPYKTLCLKVDMTEQRRLEYERNMLREQKFIHSRLEELGTICGAFAHDYNNILGSQLGFLEIAQEVIEDKQSQVYTFISEAKKAAQRGKDSLNELLNAIRGNANAATPAIVFSPYMIIEDVVRKISLTLPPNVKVHSEELDKSLKVRGIVASLDRIISNLANNALFAMKETGGGSLTFKLYPEVLESQLVTPYAPPVPAGSYAKFEISDTGTGMDSSTLERIFAPFFTTKAPGEGLGLGLSSALRLLKEGNAYFTVQTTLGKGTTFYLYWPMETETKEG, encoded by the coding sequence ATGGCAGAGAGCCTGTATTCCGATTCTCCATACCTTTTGGTGCTTTCGGTACTAGCCCTTCTTGTATCGTTATACTACCCGGTACTGCTTGAACACAAGATGACGGCACGTCGCTTGCCGAAACCCTTGCGCATGATGGTGGTGTCAAACATCGCCTGGAATGCGTGCAGTATTTTGGGAATTATCTTCTTCAGTGGCACCATCACGCCCGAAATGCCGAACCTTTACATTGGCCGCCAGTTGATTTTTGGCTTGCAGGCCCTTTGTTGGGTCCGCGTGGGCGTCGCCCTTTACGACATGGGCGAACTGGTATTGTTCAGTCGCCGCACTCCGTACAAGACCATTTCGGGTTCTGTGGGCGTCATGTTTGTTATTGCACTTACGTTCTTGTTCGTGGTCGGCCCTGAGGCGGTTTCGGGTTTTGACTTTTTCGGAATCTTGCCGTTTGCGTACATGCCGATCTTCAAAACGTTCACGATTGTGTATGTGTTGTTCTTCTTGCCGGCATGCTTGCTGATTATCTACCAGCTTTTGCGCAGTTCGCTCCGCTCGCTAGACCCGACGGTGCTGCATACCGGTGCCTACATGGCAGGTAGCTTGAGCGTATGCCTTGTGGTGGCCGTACTGTTCGACTTCGTGATTCCGCTGGTCAAGGGCTATGGCGCCTGGAATGGCGGTTTCCAGTTCTTTGTGTGGCACCAGTTCCTTACATTGTTCATTGCGGTTCTTTGTGGCCAGTACTATACCTCGGCCAGGTTCCGCGATATGGGCGCCCATTGGTTTTTGCAAAAGCTAATTAATAAAATCGAAGACGGCATTATTTATTACGACGAAGCCGGAAAGATCAAGGCGGTCAACCACGGTGCCACCAAGTTGCTCGGCCAGTCTTCTATTAGTTTGTGTGGAAGGTCCATCAAGAACGTGCTCCCGCCGAACCTCGACTTTTTCAGGGAGACGGTGTATAGCGATGTGCGCATGAACATCAATGGCGAAACCCACGTGATGAAGATTTATTTCTTCAAGTGCCGTCAGACGTTGATGACGATCGTGAATGTCGCATTTTTCATGGACCAGTCCAAGACGCTTTTGCTGCAGCAGAACCTGAAGACTTTGAACGAACAGTACGTGGAATACACGCACGACCTGGTGCGCTATCAGGACCGCTTGAACAAGGAAGCCTCTATCAAGGTCGAAAAAGAAAACGTGCTGAACACGCTGATTAACGCCTTGCCCTTTAGAGTGTGGTACAAGAGCGAACTGGGCGTGTACCAGAAGCAGAACCGTTTGGACTTGGAAAAGCGCGGCTCCCGCGAAGGCGCCCGTGACAACGACGAAGACATTTCCGTTTACGAAAAGGAAGCCCGAGAAAAGGGCGAAGTCAAGGTGTACACCTCCTTCGAAGACAAGGACGGCTCCGAAATTTCGCAGGACGAAGCGAACCGCCTTACGGGTATGGGCGAACTGGTGCAGACCTTCGACAACATGTACATTCCGATTCTGCAGGCGGCCAAGGCTCCTTACAAGACGCTTTGCTTAAAGGTCGACATGACCGAACAGCGCAGGCTAGAATACGAACGGAACATGTTGCGCGAACAGAAGTTCATTCATTCCCGCCTCGAAGAACTGGGCACCATTTGCGGCGCGTTCGCGCACGACTACAACAACATTCTCGGCTCGCAGCTGGGCTTCCTCGAAATTGCACAAGAAGTCATCGAAGACAAACAGTCCCAGGTGTACACGTTTATTTCGGAAGCCAAGAAGGCCGCCCAGCGCGGCAAGGATTCGCTCAACGAACTATTGAACGCCATCCGCGGCAATGCGAACGCGGCAACGCCTGCGATCGTGTTCTCGCCTTACATGATTATCGAAGACGTGGTCCGCAAGATTTCTCTGACCTTGCCGCCTAACGTGAAGGTGCATAGCGAAGAACTCGACAAGAGCCTCAAGGTCCGCGGTATTGTGGCCTCTCTTGACCGCATTATCAGTAACCTCGCCAACAACGCCCTGTTTGCCATGAAAGAAACGGGCGGCGGTTCCCTGACCTTCAAACTTTATCCTGAAGTTCTCGAATCCCAGCTGGTAACGCCCTATGCACCGCCGGTACCTGCGGGCAGTTACGCCAAGTTCGAAATCTCCGATACGGGTACGGGCATGGATTCGAGCACCCTGGAACGTATTTTTGCACCATTTTTCACGACGAAGGCCCCTGGCGAAGGCTTGGGACTTGGTCTATCTTCTGCCTTAAGGCTGTTAAAAGAGGGAAATGCCTACTTTACCGTGCAGACAACTTTGGGCAAAGGAACTACATTTTATCTATATTGGCCAATGGAAACTGAAACGAAGGAGGGCTAG
- a CDS encoding sigma-54 dependent transcriptional regulator: protein MNILIADLDQKFIGDIQHSWSVAGTTLFTCTRESDLMPIVKKNSIDLAFIEVPFLMQDNMDMVSFLKETHPGVEIFVLCDDRNWQGAASAITRGANTFLKKPISISQLESTAQKVRTQQLNKSNNQLMESQVLDGLLGNTPEMRKILKTVYKVAPTNSTVLITGESGSGKEFLANVIHRYSKRAAEPFVAVNCGAIPENLVESELFGSKKGSYTGSTADKKGLFESANGGTLFLDEVGELSAATQVKLLRFLQSHEIRRVGDTQPQYLDVRVLAATNRDLQEAMQEGRFREDLYYRLNTFHLLLPPLRERKPALPNLIKYFILKNKDAQGKDIVDLEPAALYALTKYSYPGNIRELENIIEHATVLAEGGVIRLEDLPEEVQACAREQTMAIPHIKGDHNAEPQVIEAEPVDLPGISFEGSTKAEKKSAETEDGGELLSLEEMERRHILRALSVCGGNRTEVCKRLGISRATLWRKLKELKIMMDGDDA, encoded by the coding sequence ATGAATATCCTGATCGCGGACTTGGATCAGAAATTTATCGGCGATATCCAGCACTCTTGGTCGGTTGCGGGGACAACCTTGTTCACCTGTACCCGCGAGAGTGACCTCATGCCCATCGTCAAGAAGAATTCGATAGACCTCGCGTTTATCGAAGTTCCTTTCTTGATGCAAGACAATATGGACATGGTGAGCTTTTTGAAGGAGACTCACCCGGGCGTGGAAATCTTTGTGCTGTGCGACGACCGCAACTGGCAGGGGGCCGCCTCTGCAATTACCCGCGGCGCGAACACCTTCCTTAAAAAGCCCATTTCGATTTCGCAACTGGAATCGACGGCGCAAAAGGTGCGGACGCAGCAGCTGAACAAGTCCAACAACCAGCTCATGGAATCCCAGGTGCTGGACGGCCTTTTGGGGAATACCCCCGAAATGCGCAAGATTCTAAAGACCGTTTACAAGGTCGCACCCACGAACAGCACCGTGCTCATTACCGGCGAATCCGGTTCGGGCAAGGAATTTTTGGCTAACGTGATCCACCGCTACAGCAAGCGTGCCGCCGAACCGTTCGTGGCGGTAAACTGTGGCGCCATTCCCGAAAACCTGGTCGAAAGCGAACTCTTCGGTAGCAAGAAGGGTTCTTATACCGGTTCTACCGCCGACAAGAAGGGCCTGTTCGAATCCGCAAACGGCGGAACGCTCTTTTTGGACGAAGTCGGCGAACTCTCTGCCGCGACCCAGGTCAAGCTTTTACGTTTTTTGCAAAGCCACGAAATTAGGCGAGTGGGCGACACCCAACCGCAGTACCTGGACGTGCGCGTGCTTGCTGCAACGAACCGCGACCTGCAAGAGGCCATGCAAGAAGGCCGCTTCCGCGAAGACCTTTACTACCGCCTGAACACCTTCCACTTGCTTTTGCCCCCGCTCCGCGAACGCAAGCCTGCGCTCCCGAACCTGATCAAGTATTTCATTTTGAAAAACAAGGACGCCCAGGGCAAGGACATCGTGGACCTTGAACCGGCTGCCCTGTATGCGCTGACCAAGTATTCTTACCCAGGCAACATCCGCGAACTCGAAAACATTATCGAGCATGCGACGGTGCTGGCCGAAGGCGGCGTGATCCGCCTGGAAGACTTGCCCGAAGAGGTGCAGGCCTGCGCCCGCGAACAGACGATGGCGATTCCGCACATCAAGGGCGACCACAATGCCGAACCCCAGGTAATCGAGGCCGAACCGGTCGACTTGCCGGGAATCTCGTTTGAAGGCAGCACAAAAGCAGAAAAGAAGTCCGCCGAAACCGAAGACGGTGGCGAACTCCTGTCGCTCGAAGAAATGGAACGCAGGCACATTCTGCGCGCCTTGAGCGTGTGTGGCGGAAACCGCACCGAAGTCTGCAAGCGCCTGGGAATCAGTCGCGCGACTCTGTGGCGTAAATTGAAAGAACTTAAGATTATGATGGATGGCGACGATGCCTGA
- a CDS encoding response regulator — protein MPTILIIDDDEQFNLMLKSALEIKGYNVETAKNGKEAKTLYQNKTYDVIITDIIMPDVDGYEVILDLRRLNMSDRTIAVSGGGRTSAEDYLMTAQHFDAAATFNKPVDLQALRAKVEEIIKSHS, from the coding sequence GTGCCTACGATCCTGATTATTGATGACGACGAGCAATTTAATTTGATGCTCAAGTCCGCTCTTGAAATCAAGGGCTACAATGTGGAAACGGCAAAAAACGGTAAGGAAGCCAAGACTCTTTACCAGAATAAGACCTATGATGTGATCATTACTGACATCATTATGCCGGATGTCGATGGTTACGAAGTGATTTTGGACCTGCGCCGCTTGAACATGAGTGACCGCACTATCGCCGTGAGCGGTGGTGGCCGTACCTCTGCCGAGGACTACCTGATGACTGCCCAGCACTTTGACGCCGCGGCAACCTTCAACAAGCCTGTAGACTTGCAAGCCCTTCGCGCGAAGGTCGAAGAAATCATCAAGAGCCATTCGTAG
- a CDS encoding glycoside hydrolase family 9 protein codes for MKKVLKAVLLLMFFAVDFAVASELPNLDRTDKVHSRRYLDSLNAFARRPIRINQSGFRPQDYKYAYVADPKATKFQVIDANSGAEAWSGSLSLIKQNVVKPNIWINGAFNSISSVYEFGSQDSVSTAKETLYRADFTGLAPSTPGEYFVVVGNDTSATFHIHPSIFNSILEMSLQFFGIQRCGNTKSHFHGACHLKDGSKIGHDLTGGWHDCGDHFKVSETLGYATYVLSMVYLTYQDKAEDRYGNSYADTVFTDGIPDVLYEAKIGADYLLKLYRASKADGLIAQGDMYHSVGVDEVDHAFWDLPERQDAQAPSKGGPDRVVLTDIGTNTAGMFAAAMANVAVGYKVYDAAYSDSLLEAAKDIYENVVMKQVDEYITAGLPGRNTAFPGFYTGGGPLYDDGAAASLALWYATKDTVYQYNLYKNKNIFDNETNYHYNLDYFRAGFLGNTSGFTPGGWATDYQNIHSYVLFAFQKMILSNPTVAAEYGLSETERDSLSMRTMATFRKLIDNSTNDGDSLVLENPGVGSGDPHEGPSKLHVITPYNLVWTSFDWGVMRYNMGTAVSIFLMYELTGDERYLKVALDNMYFILGANPWDISFLMGAGEKNPQHPHNRASNPDGYNAGSMPYKYKCPIGALMGAREPTKTLIEDWNKYTSTETCIDFTAQFLFPAQSLAQTLPIDAEGPLFSNIQGTPITETSAIVSWDANEVALVTVFYNTTPDLAGAKSVGQTKATKGGEVTLEGLEMGQTYYFFLEGMDTKRNMTTDDNHGQWYQFTMTNVKPNISGVTICQVDHRSAKIYWWTDVRSNGVVKYGTSMSALNESATAKDGAVLFHEVELTDLKAGTTYYFSVSSGMSSDDNGGAGYSFTTESEASYADLAIFVKPSSYGDEAACSNWEDCHAFIVSIANNDTMPFEDFEVRMYLNDPNLAALGNCHQNFGGDGQMGKAINITFGSAQSDGLGGYYLPINVKGVLEVSGQLIIQVVFHDYNPSVKTVKYKDIEGSWSLRAHTAKDDPVYFEGIDLTQAPYFKGSETTFLEYNSNNEKVVAFTEDPYIAVFYHGKHIFGYTPDYTPENGPQVRRTVTLEFEKPFKTPFYSVEKEDYKTSYEGYSKVSPTGFLDDFEMNGRPQNLVYQPADRTDSFVFGKDTVLAYGNNYMEWVSWHNHGANSKTENKYDCACAVVRTNVEIDTITTPLEKRYLSFDKNSYKTYQTSAGGTPKMVEVRVQLLDSLAQLLDTVNVTLTLGTTTGNALFWSSATSTIPITSIQLVNGEATFYVSSEQVMVTTLYAKVSNSTQFDYEPATADLIIEELPPWPIIDVAKMIDTDCDNKPDALKITISNEYQENQSFNSVEFVYKGDTLKTTDVISKNGKEIVVKANIKDTAINTNPSGSITLYSNVGGKVESHTDFYQDGIAPTLLAVSVLERLDTATSDRVYMQFSEPISSPGTDWPTQLFATNGSTAVNAPTVKFTQIYNESMNVWEFEIGFDANGNSVVTEGMFAQLLSNATIKDKNGNEVSATCGQPKLPITLKLIPVPMTYASISDADEDGVAERVYIEYARAIDQKHYPDSISVIFGRTAPETLWVAGTVPTYAADGMTSVLDLPKPFAYGITSGTYEGASKGVNITGAGLVAQHLGKGASYETNSVLGEDLAGPVIVTATIDMSKSDKFDMLDMVLSEPVAVVDSSLVYYREKIADVDTAIYKRSVQTLTIAATKTSMAAIYDKDSRLAVTDGDFVRLHPKEFSALRDAHGNMPAQNSPWVPILSSGNPQVKFVVTMQDVVSRSGGELRSQVPSHDNIRMYVLNPATHKLDLIQNGQVVAAGIDSASVQGAVWKIEMTVPRGSSGNEAPAWDSLRVKYNMPIYTNLGSYVNRLAGRYSVPSGVYLSSSGKIVFYVEWANTAVGLQSEQGRAVATGAYIYKLDMETVFVPNENSTNAEKFSGKNHYDKTSTFGVKRVK; via the coding sequence ATGAAAAAAGTGTTAAAGGCTGTATTACTGTTGATGTTCTTTGCCGTGGACTTTGCCGTGGCAAGTGAACTCCCTAATTTGGACCGTACCGACAAGGTACATAGCCGTCGGTATCTTGATTCGCTGAATGCGTTTGCGCGTAGGCCCATTCGAATAAACCAGAGTGGCTTTAGACCGCAGGATTACAAGTACGCCTATGTGGCCGACCCGAAGGCGACAAAGTTCCAGGTGATTGACGCCAATAGCGGTGCCGAGGCCTGGAGCGGTTCGTTAAGCCTGATCAAGCAGAATGTGGTAAAGCCAAACATCTGGATTAACGGCGCTTTTAATTCGATATCGAGCGTGTATGAGTTCGGTAGTCAAGATTCAGTCAGTACTGCAAAGGAAACTCTTTATCGAGCCGACTTTACGGGGCTTGCACCGAGTACGCCGGGTGAATATTTTGTAGTGGTGGGGAACGATACTTCGGCAACGTTCCATATTCACCCTTCTATATTCAATTCGATTCTCGAAATGTCTTTGCAGTTCTTTGGTATTCAGCGTTGCGGTAATACCAAGTCTCACTTTCATGGCGCGTGCCACTTGAAAGACGGTTCCAAGATTGGACATGACTTGACGGGTGGTTGGCATGACTGCGGTGACCACTTTAAAGTGTCCGAAACATTGGGCTATGCCACTTACGTGCTTTCGATGGTGTACCTGACTTACCAAGACAAGGCTGAAGACCGCTACGGAAATTCCTATGCCGATACGGTGTTTACCGATGGTATTCCCGATGTGCTGTACGAAGCAAAAATCGGTGCGGACTATCTTTTAAAACTTTATAGGGCGTCTAAAGCAGATGGCCTGATTGCTCAGGGTGATATGTACCATTCGGTTGGCGTCGATGAAGTGGACCACGCCTTTTGGGATTTGCCGGAACGCCAAGATGCTCAGGCTCCGTCTAAAGGTGGCCCAGACCGTGTAGTGCTTACGGATATCGGTACGAATACGGCTGGCATGTTTGCCGCAGCCATGGCAAACGTGGCGGTGGGCTACAAGGTGTATGATGCTGCTTATTCTGATTCTCTGTTGGAGGCGGCAAAAGATATCTATGAAAATGTGGTGATGAAACAGGTCGATGAATACATTACGGCTGGTTTGCCTGGCCGTAATACCGCTTTCCCTGGATTCTATACCGGTGGCGGTCCTCTTTATGATGATGGCGCTGCCGCATCTTTAGCTCTTTGGTATGCGACAAAGGATACCGTTTATCAGTATAACCTTTACAAAAACAAGAATATTTTTGACAACGAAACCAACTACCATTATAACCTGGATTACTTTAGGGCCGGCTTCCTAGGAAATACGAGTGGATTTACGCCGGGTGGTTGGGCTACGGACTACCAGAACATTCATTCGTATGTGCTGTTCGCTTTCCAGAAGATGATTTTAAGTAACCCTACGGTTGCTGCCGAGTATGGGCTTTCTGAAACGGAACGTGATTCGCTTTCGATGCGAACCATGGCAACCTTTAGAAAACTTATTGACAACAGCACGAACGATGGCGACTCTCTGGTGCTCGAAAATCCGGGAGTCGGCTCGGGAGATCCGCATGAAGGCCCGTCTAAACTGCATGTGATAACACCTTACAACTTGGTATGGACCAGCTTTGACTGGGGTGTGATGCGCTACAATATGGGTACTGCGGTGTCCATCTTCTTGATGTATGAGCTTACCGGCGATGAACGCTACTTGAAGGTGGCTCTCGATAACATGTACTTTATTTTGGGTGCCAACCCTTGGGACATTTCGTTCTTGATGGGTGCCGGTGAAAAGAATCCGCAGCATCCGCATAACCGTGCTTCGAACCCCGATGGTTACAACGCGGGTAGTATGCCCTACAAGTACAAGTGCCCGATTGGAGCCTTGATGGGTGCACGCGAACCGACCAAAACTTTGATCGAAGACTGGAACAAATATACCTCGACCGAAACCTGTATCGACTTTACGGCTCAGTTCTTGTTCCCGGCGCAGAGCTTGGCGCAGACACTCCCGATCGATGCCGAAGGCCCCTTGTTCAGTAACATTCAAGGTACCCCGATTACCGAGACGTCTGCTATTGTAAGCTGGGATGCGAACGAAGTTGCCCTAGTGACGGTGTTCTACAATACGACTCCGGATTTGGCCGGCGCAAAGTCGGTGGGACAGACCAAGGCAACCAAGGGCGGCGAAGTCACGCTTGAAGGCCTTGAAATGGGCCAGACCTACTACTTCTTCTTGGAGGGTATGGACACCAAGCGTAACATGACGACGGACGATAACCATGGACAGTGGTACCAGTTTACCATGACCAATGTGAAGCCTAATATTAGCGGTGTGACGATTTGCCAGGTGGACCACCGCAGTGCCAAGATTTACTGGTGGACCGATGTCCGTTCTAACGGCGTGGTGAAGTATGGAACCTCTATGAGCGCCTTGAACGAATCTGCAACTGCAAAGGATGGCGCCGTACTCTTCCACGAAGTGGAATTGACCGATCTTAAGGCAGGAACCACCTACTACTTTAGCGTTTCTTCGGGAATGTCTAGCGACGATAACGGTGGTGCTGGTTACAGCTTTACGACCGAAAGCGAGGCCTCGTATGCGGATCTTGCCATATTCGTGAAACCGAGTTCCTACGGTGACGAGGCTGCTTGCAGTAATTGGGAAGACTGCCATGCGTTTATCGTGTCTATTGCAAACAACGATACTATGCCCTTTGAAGATTTCGAAGTCCGCATGTACTTGAATGATCCTAACCTTGCCGCTTTAGGTAATTGCCATCAGAACTTTGGTGGTGATGGCCAAATGGGTAAGGCCATTAATATCACGTTTGGCAGTGCTCAATCCGACGGCTTGGGTGGGTACTATTTGCCTATCAATGTAAAGGGTGTTCTGGAAGTTTCGGGACAGTTGATTATTCAGGTCGTATTCCATGATTATAACCCCAGTGTAAAAACGGTGAAGTATAAGGATATCGAAGGTTCTTGGTCGCTCCGGGCACACACTGCTAAAGACGATCCCGTATACTTTGAAGGGATTGATTTGACCCAGGCGCCTTACTTCAAGGGCTCGGAAACAACCTTCCTAGAATATAATTCCAATAACGAAAAGGTCGTTGCCTTTACAGAAGACCCCTACATTGCGGTTTTCTACCATGGCAAGCATATTTTTGGTTACACTCCGGATTACACTCCCGAAAATGGTCCGCAGGTTCGCCGCACGGTAACGCTCGAATTCGAAAAGCCGTTCAAGACTCCGTTCTATTCTGTAGAAAAAGAAGACTACAAGACAAGTTACGAAGGCTATAGCAAGGTTTCGCCGACGGGTTTCCTGGATGACTTTGAAATGAACGGTAGGCCGCAGAACCTTGTGTACCAACCTGCAGACCGTACCGATTCCTTTGTCTTTGGCAAGGATACGGTTCTTGCCTACGGCAACAACTACATGGAATGGGTCAGCTGGCATAACCATGGCGCTAACAGCAAGACCGAAAACAAGTACGACTGTGCCTGCGCGGTGGTTCGAACCAATGTGGAAATCGATACCATTACGACTCCGCTCGAAAAACGCTATCTCAGCTTCGACAAGAATTCTTACAAGACTTATCAGACGTCTGCGGGCGGTACACCCAAGATGGTCGAAGTCCGTGTGCAATTGCTCGATTCTTTGGCCCAGCTTTTGGATACGGTGAACGTTACGCTCACTTTGGGCACCACCACTGGAAACGCTCTCTTCTGGAGTTCTGCCACCTCGACGATTCCTATCACGAGCATTCAGCTGGTGAATGGCGAAGCGACGTTCTACGTAAGCTCTGAACAGGTGATGGTGACGACCTTGTACGCAAAGGTCAGCAACTCTACCCAGTTCGATTACGAGCCCGCCACCGCCGACTTGATTATCGAAGAACTGCCGCCTTGGCCGATTATCGATGTCGCAAAGATGATCGATACCGATTGCGACAATAAGCCGGACGCCTTGAAGATTACGATTTCGAACGAATACCAAGAAAACCAGTCGTTCAACTCGGTGGAATTCGTTTATAAAGGTGATACGCTCAAGACCACCGATGTCATTAGCAAGAACGGCAAGGAAATCGTGGTGAAGGCCAACATCAAGGATACCGCCATCAACACGAACCCGAGCGGCTCCATTACGCTGTATTCTAACGTGGGCGGCAAGGTCGAAAGCCATACCGACTTCTACCAGGACGGCATTGCGCCGACTCTGTTGGCGGTCTCGGTGTTGGAACGCCTGGATACCGCGACGAGCGACCGCGTGTACATGCAGTTCAGCGAACCGATTTCTAGCCCGGGTACCGATTGGCCCACGCAGCTGTTCGCGACGAACGGTTCTACAGCGGTCAATGCGCCTACGGTCAAGTTCACGCAGATTTATAACGAATCGATGAACGTGTGGGAATTCGAAATCGGCTTTGACGCCAACGGCAATTCCGTGGTGACCGAAGGCATGTTCGCCCAGCTGTTGTCGAATGCCACAATCAAGGACAAGAACGGTAACGAAGTGTCGGCCACTTGCGGCCAGCCCAAGCTCCCGATTACGCTCAAACTGATTCCGGTGCCCATGACGTATGCCTCTATCTCGGATGCCGACGAAGACGGCGTTGCCGAACGCGTGTATATTGAATACGCCCGCGCCATTGACCAGAAGCATTATCCGGACAGCATCTCGGTAATCTTTGGCCGTACCGCTCCCGAAACCCTTTGGGTGGCGGGCACGGTTCCGACTTACGCTGCCGACGGCATGACTTCTGTACTTGACTTGCCCAAGCCCTTTGCCTATGGCATTACCAGCGGTACTTACGAGGGCGCTTCGAAGGGCGTGAATATTACGGGCGCAGGCCTTGTCGCCCAGCACTTGGGCAAGGGCGCTTCTTACGAGACGAATTCCGTGCTCGGCGAAGACCTGGCCGGCCCCGTGATTGTGACGGCGACGATTGACATGTCCAAGTCCGATAAATTCGACATGCTCGACATGGTGCTGAGCGAACCGGTGGCAGTCGTGGATTCTTCGCTGGTGTATTACCGCGAAAAGATTGCCGATGTCGACACCGCCATTTACAAGCGCTCGGTGCAGACGCTCACCATTGCGGCCACCAAGACGAGCATGGCTGCCATTTACGACAAGGATAGCCGCCTCGCTGTGACCGACGGTGACTTTGTCCGCCTGCATCCAAAAGAATTCAGTGCCCTGCGCGATGCGCACGGCAACATGCCTGCACAGAATTCTCCGTGGGTCCCGATCTTGAGCAGCGGTAATCCGCAGGTCAAGTTCGTGGTGACCATGCAAGACGTGGTGTCCCGTTCGGGCGGCGAATTGCGTTCGCAGGTGCCGTCGCATGACAACATACGCATGTACGTGCTGAACCCCGCTACCCACAAGCTCGACTTGATCCAGAACGGTCAGGTGGTTGCAGCGGGTATCGATTCCGCAAGCGTGCAGGGGGCGGTCTGGAAAATCGAAATGACTGTCCCGAGAGGTTCTTCGGGCAACGAAGCCCCCGCCTGGGATTCCTTGCGGGTCAAGTACAACATGCCGATTTATACCAACCTGGGTAGCTACGTGAACCGCTTGGCTGGCAGGTACAGCGTGCCGTCTGGCGTGTACCTGTCTTCGTCCGGCAAGATCGTGTTCTACGTGGAATGGGCAAATACGGCCGTCGGATTGCAGTCTGAACAGGGTAGGGCTGTTGCCACGGGCGCGTATATTTATAAATTGGATATGGAAACGGTGTTCGTCCCGAATGAAAATTCCACGAACGCAGAAAAATTCAGCGGTAAGAACCACTACGATAAAACATCCACATTTGGTGTCAAACGGGTAAAGTAA